A window of the Corythoichthys intestinalis isolate RoL2023-P3 chromosome 6, ASM3026506v1, whole genome shotgun sequence genome harbors these coding sequences:
- the polr2i gene encoding DNA-directed RNA polymerase II subunit RPB9, producing the protein MDLETGTYEPGFVGIRFCQECNNMLYPKEDKENRILLYACRNCDYQQEADNSCIYVNKITHEVDELTQIIADVSQDPTLPRTEDHPCPKCGHKEAVFFQSHSMKAEDAMRLYYVCTAPHCGHRWTE; encoded by the exons ATGGATTTAGAAACCGGGACATACGAGCCAGGCTTTGTGGGGATCCGGTTTTGTCAAGAATG TAACAACATGTTGTATCCAAAGGAAGATAAGGAGAATCGGATCTTACTTTACGCA TGCAGGAATTGTGACTACCAGCAAGAGGCGGACAACAGTTGTATTTATGTCAACAAGATTACACATGAGGTTGA TGAATTGACACAAATTATTGCTGATGTATCACAAGATCCAACGTTACCAAGGACTGAAGACCATCCCTGCCCAAA ATGTGGTCACAAGGAGGCAGTGTTCTTCCAGTCGCACAGCATGAAAGCTGAG GATGCTATGAGACTATATTATGTTTGCACTGCCCCTCACTGCGGACATAGATGGACAGAATAG
- the snrpd2 gene encoding small nuclear ribonucleoprotein Sm D2, whose protein sequence is MSLLTKPKSEMTPEELQKREEEEFNTGPLSVLTQSVKNNTQVLINCRNNKKLLGRVKAFDRHCNMVLENVKEMWTEVPKSGKGKKKSKPVNKDRYISKMFLRGDSVIVVLRNPLITGK, encoded by the exons AT GAGTTTGTTAACTAAGCCCAAGTCGGAAATGACCCCAGAAGAACTCCAGAAACGTGAAGAGGAAGAATTCAACACAGGCCCCCTCTCTGTGCTCACCCAATCTGTCAAGAACAACACGCAAGTTCTCATTAACTGtcgcaacaacaaaaagttgctTGGAAGAGTCAAGGCTTTTGACAG GCACTGCAACATGgttttggagaatgtaaagGAGATGTGGACTGAAGTTCCCAAGAGTGGAAAAGGAAAGAAGAAGTCTAAACCAGTGAATAAGGATCGCTATATCTCGAAAATGTTTCTTCGAGGGGACTCTGTCATTGTTGTGCTCAGAAATCCTCTCATCACAGGAAAATGA